In Cyanobacterium sp. T60_A2020_053, the genomic stretch TGCTTTACCTTTTCATTCTAAATGATTATTATTAAGAATAAGTAGGGGTTGAACAATGTTCAACCCATTATCAATTATCAATTGTCAATTATCCATTGTTAAGACCTTGTTTTTTCTGCCCAAATTCGAGTAGATAAACCCCAAACATAGATAAAACCTTCCGCCGCCTTATGATCAAATTGATCATCCATGCCATAGGTAGATAACTCCGCATCGTAGAGAGAATAAGGAGAAGTTCTACCGACAATAGTAGCATTACCTTTAAAGAATTTAATTCTCACCGTACCGCTTACCCGTTTTTGAGTTTCCTCAATCAAAACATCTAAAGCATTTTTCAAAGGACTATACCATAAACCCTCGTAAATCATGCGGCTGTAAGTATCCTCGATGTGTGCCCGTTTATAATGGGTGACATCGCTAGTGAGGGTTAAACTTTCCAAATCTTCATGGGCTTTAATTAACACCAATAAAGCCGGTGCTTCATAAATTTCCCTTGATTTAATCCCAACGACACGATTTTCGATCATATCAATTCTGCCTACCCCGTGATTACCAGCAATTTCATTAACTTTAGTAACAAAGGCGACGGGCGCTAGAGTTTCTCCATCCACAGCCACAGGAGTGCCTTTATCAAAAGTAATTTCCACATATTGAGGCTCATTGGGGGCATCCATCACCGACTTAGTGAGAGCATAAATTTCCTCTGGTGGTTCAGTCATCGGGTCTTCTAAAGGTCCAGCTTCAATACTGCGTCCGAGAAGATTGCAATCTATACTAAAAGGTGAAGATTTTTTGACGGGAGCTTCAATGCCGAATTTTTCCCCGTAGGAAATAGCATCTTCTCGACTCATGCCCCATTCTCTGGCGGGCGCTAGAATTTTAATATTAGGATTAAGTGCCGTAATACCCAAATCAAAACGCACTTGATCATTACCCTTCCCTGTGCAACCGTGCGCTACAGCATCCGCACCAGATTCCTCAGCTGCCTTGACCAATAATTTGGCGATGAGGGGGCGCGCTAACGCCGTCGAGAGAGGATAACGATTTTCATACAGTGCATTAGCTTTGATGGCAGGAAAAGCATAATTAGTGACAAATTCTTCCGTTGCATCGATCACCAAAGACTCAGAAGCACCGCAACGATAGGCTTTCTCTTTAATTGGTTCTAATTCTTCCCCTTGACCTAAATCCGCAGCTAAGGTGATTACTTCTTTAACACCCCACTCGTTTTTTAAGTAAGGAATTGCTACAGAGGTGTCAACTCCTCCAGAATAAGCTAAAACTACTTTATCAGCACGACTCATAAAATTACCGCAGATAGAACTAAGGCACTATTTTAGCAATAACTGTCTCTTTCGCTCAAACTTAAGTCAAGATTTGCCTATTTTTGATTTATAATTCACGCAAAGACGCAAAGGCGCAGAGGATTTTATTAAGTTTATGGGTTAGTTTTTATGAGAGAGAATGAGATTTCAAGGGTAATTGTTGATGTAGCGTATAACATTCATGTTGAATTAGGTCCGGGTTTATTAGAATCTGTCTATGAAACCATAATGGCTTATGAATTAGATAAACGTGGTTTACAATTTATTAGACAAAAATCAATTCCTATTACTTATAAAAACCTAACAATAGAAGATGCTTTCCGTGCTGATTTGATTGTAGAAAATAAAGTAATAGTTGAACTAAAATCTGTAGAAAAAATTGCCCCAGTTCATAAAAAACAAGTCTTTACCTATCTTAAACTTACGAACAAAAAACTAGGATTACTAATTAACTTTAACACAGAACTAATCAAAGACGGTATTACCCGAATCGTCAATAACCTTTAAACTCTTATGTTTCTCTTCCTTTGCGCCTTTGCGCCTCTGCGTGAGAAATAATTATTCCATGTTATCTTTTTTCCACAAAGCCAAACCTCCGCCTCTCCCCCTTGCGCAAATCAAATTTTCCGTTACTAAAAAATAACTAAAAAATGCTAATTGATTAATTTTTGCTCGATAAAAACTTTCCGTGCTGTTTTCCCCACCCCTAATATTAGTTTGATAGGTTTGCACTCCTAAAATATACATTTTTAGATAATTGAAATCGAATGCTAATATATTCTTTTTTTCTAAATATTTAATGGGACCTTCTACAGAAAATTTTACCAACCCTACATTAACTTGATTGACTACTTTTCCTTGATTAACTTCTTTTTCATCTGAATAATAATTAATAGAGACATTAATAAATTGGGGTAAATAAAAACCTTTACCAATAACGTTACTCCATTTTTTTTTACTTTCTTTTGTCCCTGTAATAAATACTAAATGCCAATTCCCCATTAATTGTTGAAAGTCATATTTGAGTTTATTTTGATGGGCTTGTTTTTCTGCTTCCAGTAAGGCTTGATGGATTGATTCTGCCTTTGGCTTTTTCTGCACTGAAACAGGCTTTTCTCCTATCCCTTGATTTAAAATCTCTAGGTAATTCATATTTTAAAGTTTTTTTATAACAAGGGGATTAAAACCCCCTGCTTTGTCTTTTCATTTCATTGGCTATTTATCACAATTACAGCCTGTGTGGCCACAACCAGCGCCCTCCGTATGTCCATTAGCACAACCGTCACAACAATAGTATTGGTCATTTTTTGCCACTGCTTCACTTAACGTTACAACACAAAGACAAGAAGCACAAGCACATTTCATTTGAGTTACTGTTGTCATTATTAAACCTCAATATCTGTTTTATTGTTCATATATTCATAATAACTGATGAACAGCTATTCAGCAATAATTTGCTTAAATTCTTGCTTATCGTCTTTCTTTTTGCAAAAGTTGAT encodes the following:
- a CDS encoding argininosuccinate synthase, with amino-acid sequence MSRADKVVLAYSGGVDTSVAIPYLKNEWGVKEVITLAADLGQGEELEPIKEKAYRCGASESLVIDATEEFVTNYAFPAIKANALYENRYPLSTALARPLIAKLLVKAAEESGADAVAHGCTGKGNDQVRFDLGITALNPNIKILAPAREWGMSREDAISYGEKFGIEAPVKKSSPFSIDCNLLGRSIEAGPLEDPMTEPPEEIYALTKSVMDAPNEPQYVEITFDKGTPVAVDGETLAPVAFVTKVNEIAGNHGVGRIDMIENRVVGIKSREIYEAPALLVLIKAHEDLESLTLTSDVTHYKRAHIEDTYSRMIYEGLWYSPLKNALDVLIEETQKRVSGTVRIKFFKGNATIVGRTSPYSLYDAELSTYGMDDQFDHKAAEGFIYVWGLSTRIWAEKTRS
- a CDS encoding GxxExxY protein, with protein sequence MRENEISRVIVDVAYNIHVELGPGLLESVYETIMAYELDKRGLQFIRQKSIPITYKNLTIEDAFRADLIVENKVIVELKSVEKIAPVHKKQVFTYLKLTNKKLGLLINFNTELIKDGITRIVNNL
- a CDS encoding metallothionein, with product MTTVTQMKCACASCLCVVTLSEAVAKNDQYYCCDGCANGHTEGAGCGHTGCNCDK